Proteins from a single region of Pongo pygmaeus isolate AG05252 chromosome 3, NHGRI_mPonPyg2-v2.0_pri, whole genome shotgun sequence:
- the SYNPO2 gene encoding synaptopodin-2 isoform X2: MGTGDFICISMTGGAPWGFRLQGGKEQKQPLQVAKIRNHSKASGSGLCEGDEVVSINGNPCADLTYPEVIKLMESITDSLQMLIKRPSSGISEALISENENKNLEHLTHGGYVESTTLQIRPATKTQCTEFFLAPVKTEVPLAENQRSGHDRAGSLKEETGPSYQRAPQMLDSQIGRVAEELILREKVEAVQPGPVVELQLSLSQERHKGASGPSVALPGAEKSKSPDPDPNLSHDRIVHINSIPTNEKADPFLRSSKIIQISSGRELRVIQESEAGDAGLPRVEVILDCSDRQKTEGCRLQAGKESVDSPVEGGQSEAPPSLVSFAVSSEGTEQGEDPRSEKDHSRPHKHRARHARLRRSESLSEKQVKEAKSKCKSIALLLTDAPNPNSKGVLMFKKRRRRARKYTLVSYGTGELEREVDEEEEGDKEDTCEVAFLGASESEVDEELLSDVDDNTQVVNFDWDSGLVDIEKKLNRGDKMEMLPDTTGKGALMFAKRRERMDQITAQKEEDKVGGTPSREQNAAQTDGLRTMTSYQRKEEESVRTQSSVSKSYIEVSHGLGHVPQQNGFSGASETANIQRMVPMNRTAKPFPGSVNQPATPFSPTRNITSPIADFPAPPPYSAVTPPPDAFSRGVSSPIAGPAQPPPWPQAAPWSQPAFYDSSERIASRDERISVPAKRTGILQEAKRRSTTKPMFTFKEPKVSPNPELLSLLQNSEGKRGTGAGGDSGPEEDYLSLGAEACNFMQSSSAKQKTPPPVAPKPAVKSSSSQPVTPVSPVWSPGVAPTQPPAFPTSNPSKGTVVSSIKITQPSYPPARPASTLNVAGPFKGPQAAVASQNYTPKPTVSTPTVNAVQPGAVGPSNELPGMSGRGAQLFAKRQSRMEKYVVDSDTVQAHAARAQSPTPSLPASWKYSSNVRAPPPVAYNPIHSPSYPLAALKSQPSAAQASKTVKKKGKKPLNALDVMKHQPYQLNASLFTFQPPDAKDGLPQKSSVKVNSALAMKQALPPRPVNAASPTNVRASSVYSVPAYTSPPSFFAEASSPVSASPVPVGIPTSPKPESASSSYFVAPRPKFSAKKSGVTIQPVTLFIRQEATQGPGAVADTCNPSPLGA, from the exons ATTCGAAATCACAGCAAAGCCTCCGGGTCTGGGCTTTGTGAGGGAGATGAAGTGGTTTCCATCAATGGCAACCCTTGCGCAGATCTCACCTACCCTGAAGTCATCAAGCTCATGGAAAGCATAACAGACTCTCTCCAAATGCTCATCAAAAG ACCATCCAGTGGAATAAGTGAGGCTTTGAtatctgaaaatgaaaacaaaaacctcGAGCATCTCACACATGGGGGTTATGTGGAAAGTACCACCCTGCAGATTCGACCAGCCACAAAGACCCAGTGCACAGAATTCTTCCTCGCCCCTGTCAAGACTGAAGTTCCCCTAGCTGAGAACCAAAGAAGTGGTCACGATCGTGCAGGCAGCTTGAAAGAAGAAACAGGCCCGAGCTACCAAAGGGCTCCCCAAATGCTTGACTCCCAAATAGGACGCGTGGCAGAAGAGCTGATCTTAAGGGAGAAGGTAGAAGCGGTACAGCCTGGCCCTGTGGTTGAGCTGCAACTGTCCCTTTCACAGGAGAGACATAAGGGCGCTAGTGGCCCTTCAGTGGCTCTCCCGGGAGCTGAAAAATCTAAGTCTCCTGACCCAGACCCTAACTTGTCACATGACAGGATTGTCCACATAAATTCGATCCCTACTAATGAGAAAGCAGACCCTTTCCTGAGGTCCAGCAAGATAATCCAGATCTCCAGTGGCAGAGAGTTGAGAGTGATCCAGGAAAGTGAAGCAGGAGATGCGGGACTGCCCCGGGTGGAAGTGATCCTCGACTGCTCTGACAGGCAGAAGACAGAAGGGTGCAGGCTTCAGGCAGGAAAGGAGTCTGTGGATTCTCCAGTGGAAGGAGGGCAGTCAGAAGCACCTCCTTCTCTGGTATCCTTTGCCGTCTCATCAGAAGGCACAGAGCAGGGAGAAGATCCACGCTCGGAAAAGGATCACAGCAGACCTCACAAGCACCGAGCGCGGCATGCAC GGCTCAGGAGGAGTGAAAGCCTGTCAGAAAAACAAGTGAAGGAAGCAAAATCTAAATGCAAAAGCATTGCCCTTCTTCTAACGGATGCTCCCAACCCCAACTCCAAGGGGGTGTTGATGTTTAAGAAGCGACGTCGGAGGGCCAGGAAATACACCCTAGTTAGCTACGGTACTGGCGAGCTTGAGCGAGAGGTGGACGAGGAGGAAGAAGGTGACAAGGAGGATACATGTGAAGTAGCATTTCTTGGTGCAAGCGAATCAGAGGTGGATGAAGAGTTATTGTCTGACGTTGACGACAACACACAAGTTGTGAACTTTGACTGGGATTCTGGACTGGTGGACATTGAAAAGAAACTGAATAGAGGAGACAAGATGGAGATGTTACCAGACACCACAGGCAAGGGAGCCCTCATGTTTgccaagaggagggagagaatggatCAGATCACAGCCCAAAAAGAAGAGGACAAGGTAGGTGGAACGCCAAGCAGAGAACAAAATGCTGCCCAGACCGATGGCCTGAGAACCATGACTTCTTaccaaagaaaggaggaagagtcGGTGAGAACGCAGAGCTCTGTGAGCAAAAGCTACATCGAGGTGAGTCATGGTCTTGGCCATGTTCCCCAACAGAATGGCTTCAGTGGGGCATCTGAGACAGCAAACATCCAGAGGATGGTCCCCATGAATAGAACGGCCAAACCCTTCCCAGGGTCTGTGAATCAGCCAGCTACCCCCTTCTCGCCAACCCGAAACATTACAAGTCCCATTGCTGACTTTCCTGCACCTCCACCTTACTCTGCAGTCACTCCTCCCCCTGACGCCTTCTCCAGAGGGGTATCAAGTCCGATTGCTGGCCCAGCACAGCCCCCTCCATGGCCCCAGGCTGCCCCGTGGTCCCAGCCAGCCTTTTACGATTCATCTGAGCGAATAGCTTCCCGAGATGAGAGGATCTCAGTGCCAGCAAAAAGAACAGGAATATTGCAGGAGGCCAAAAGGAGAAGCACGACAAAACCCATGTTTACTTTTAAAGAGCCCAAAGTAAGCCCAAATCCTGAACTCTTGTCGCTCCTTCAAAATTCAGAAGGCAAACGGGGCACTGGAGCTGGAGGTGATTCCGGACCGGAAGAAGACTACCTCAGCTTGGGGGCAGAGGCTTGTAATTTCATGCAAAGCTCCTCTGCCAAACAAAAGACCCCTCCTCCTGTTGCTCCAAAACCTGCAGTCAAGTCCTCATCCTCCCAACCAGTAACTCCAGTTTCCCCAGTCTGGTCTCCAGGAGTGGCTCCCACCCAACCTCCTGCCTTCCCCACATCCAACCCATCAAAGGGCACCGTTGTCTCCTCCATCAAAATAACCCAGCCTTCTTACCCTCCTGCCCGGCCTGCAAGTACTTTGAACGTGGCTGGTCCCTTCAAAGGACCACAAGCAGCAGTAGCCAGTCAGAATTACACACCCAAACCAACAGTTTCCACACCAACAGTCAATGCTGTTCAGCCTGGTGCAGTGGGACCATCCAATGAGCTTCCAGGAATGAGTGGGAGAGGAGCTCAGCTCTTTGCTAAAAGGCAGTCGAGAATGGAGAAGTATGTGGTCGATTCAGACACGGTGCAGGCCCACGCTGCTCGAGCTCAGTCTCCCACTCCATCTCTCCCGGCCAGTTGGAAGTACTCCTCCAATGTCCGAGCACCTCCTCCTGTGGCCTATAATCCTATCCACTCGCCGTCTTACCCACTGGCTGCTCTCAAGTCTCAGCCATCAGCTGCACAGGCCTCCAAAACGGTCAAGAAAAAGGGGAAGAAACCCCTCAATGCATTAGATGTCATGAAGCACCAACCATATCAGCTCAATGCATCCTTGTTTACTTTCCAACCTCCGGATGCAAAGGATGGCCTCCCCCAGAAGTCATCAGTCAAGGTCAATTCAGCCCTGGCCATGAAGCAAGCTCTTCCTCCCCGGCCAGTGAATGCTGCCTCACCTACGAATGTGCGGGCTTCGTCAGTGTACTCGGTACCAGCCTAtacctctcctccttccttctttgcaGAGGCCTCCTCACCAGTCAGTGCATCCCCAGTTCCTGTGGGCATTCCCACCTCGCCAAAGCCAGAATCAGCCTCATCATCTTATTTTGTGGCACCAAGGCCAAAGTTCTCAGCCAAGAAAAGTGGTGTCACAATTCAG